One Mugil cephalus isolate CIBA_MC_2020 chromosome 8, CIBA_Mcephalus_1.1, whole genome shotgun sequence genomic window carries:
- the LOC125012566 gene encoding C-X-C motif chemokine 9-like encodes MNSAVTIFLTCLLVFWAQGQPAIRSSQCKCSKSFVGRMSQKLIRAEPVVHYPSIFCPRTEIIITTAENKEKCVNPLSPLGQLILKNKSKHEKKGAGSTTTASGHTTTSSSTRLYTTSKM; translated from the exons ATGAATTCAGCCGTCACCATCTTCCTCACCTGCCTGCTTGTCTTCTGGGCACAAG GTCAACCAGCCATCAGATCAAGTCAATGCAAGTGTTCCAAAAGTTTTGTGGGCAGGATGAGCCAAAAGCTCATCAGGGCTGAGCCGGTCGTACACTACCCAAGTATCTTCTGCCCACGAACAGAGATTAT TATTACAACGgcagaaaacaaggaaaaatgCGTGAACCCTCTGTCACCCCTTGGACAACtgattttgaaaaacaaatccaa GCATGAGAAGAAGGGAGCTGGGAGCACAACGACAGCCTCTGGTCACACGACAACATCCAGCTCCACAAGACTCTACACGACATCCAAGATGTAG